The Nicotiana tabacum cultivar K326 chromosome 14, ASM71507v2, whole genome shotgun sequence genome contains a region encoding:
- the LOC107773608 gene encoding protein NUCLEAR FUSION DEFECTIVE 6, mitochondrial isoform X2 produces the protein MATFAARSVLRSATTSGRAAATRLASGAKPKSSPFRIPTQKPLSARIFRSPVEMSSVRVESMFPYHTATASALLTSMLSATPRSYGWTLEDCNDDA, from the exons ATGGCCACTTTCGCCGCCAGGTCCGTTCTCCGCTCCGCCACCACCTCCGGCCGAGCCGCCGCCACCAGACTTGCCTCCGGCGCCAAGCCAAAGAGCTCGCCCTTTCGTATCCCGACTCAAAAACCCCTCAGCGCTCGCATTTTCAG GTCGCCTGTAGAAATGAGTAGTGTTAGAGTGGAATCGATGTTTCCTTATCACACTGCAACTGCCTCAGCATTACTCACTTCAATGCTCTCTGCTACTCCTCGGAGCTACGGTTGGACTCTTGAAG
- the LOC107773608 gene encoding protein NUCLEAR FUSION DEFECTIVE 6, mitochondrial isoform X1 — protein sequence MATFAARSVLRSATTSGRAAATRLASGAKPKSSPFRIPTQKPLSARIFRSPVEMSSVRVESMFPYHTATASALLTSMLSATPRSYGWTLEDCNDDL from the exons ATGGCCACTTTCGCCGCCAGGTCCGTTCTCCGCTCCGCCACCACCTCCGGCCGAGCCGCCGCCACCAGACTTGCCTCCGGCGCCAAGCCAAAGAGCTCGCCCTTTCGTATCCCGACTCAAAAACCCCTCAGCGCTCGCATTTTCAG GTCGCCTGTAGAAATGAGTAGTGTTAGAGTGGAATCGATGTTTCCTTATCACACTGCAACTGCCTCAGCATTACTCACTTCAATGCTCTCTGCTACTCCTCGGAGCTACGGTTGGACTCTTGAAG